A single Cannabis sativa cultivar Pink pepper isolate KNU-18-1 chromosome 7, ASM2916894v1, whole genome shotgun sequence DNA region contains:
- the LOC115698275 gene encoding uncharacterized protein LOC115698275 → MNFRNMDEFWAFYVNQHSKPLTRRWHFIGTASSIFFLLCSLFFSWWFLLFVPLSGYGCAWYSHFFIEGNIPATFGHPIWSLLCDYKMFGLMLTGKMDKEIKRLGKRPVLQVF, encoded by the coding sequence ATGAATTTCAGGAACATGGATGAGTTTTGGGCTTTTTATGTGAATCAACACTCGAAACCTTTAACAAGGCGTTGGCATTTCATTGGTACAGCTTCTAGTATCTTCTTCTTGTTATGTTCTTTGTTTTTTAGTTGGTGGTTTTTGCTCTTTGTGCCATTATCTGGCTATGGATGTGCCTGGTACAGCCATTTCTTCATTGAAGGAAATATTCCAGCCACTTTTGGGCATCCAATTTGGTCTCTTCTCTGTGATTACAAGATGTTTGGTTTAATGCTTACTGGGAAAATGGACAAAGAGATCAAGAGGCTTGGAAAGAGGCCAGTCTTACAGGTTTTCTag
- the LOC115696954 gene encoding protein DEFECTIVE IN EXINE FORMATION 1, which translates to MKSAGLRVFLICLIFSVGLNLSYGEEPKKTNKFREREASDDSLGYPNIDEDALVNSKCSKHLELRWQTEVSSSIYATPLIADINSDGKLEIVVPSFVHYLEVLEGSDGDKMPGWPAFHQSTVHASPLLYDIDKDGSREISLATYNGEVLFFRVSGYMMVDKLVVPRRKVKKNWYVGLDPEPVDRSHPDVHDDQIVLESELEKSVHQKSGNNTNHSDTISTEDERKLNGSQIGIDIKLPASGNDSSVNISSVGTETNGSQIGIDIKQPASVNDSSVKISSVGTEINGTSTGRRLLDDNNSKGSQESESKSTSKEDTPVVTVENEGGLEADADSSFELLRDSDELADEYNYDYDDYVDETMWGDEEWKEGQHEKLEDYVNVDSHILCTPVIADIDKDGIPEMVVAVSHFFDHEYYGNSENMKELGDIDIGKYVASSIVVFNLDTKEVKWTAELDLSTDSANYRAYIYSSPTVADLDGDGYLDILVGTSYGLFYVLDHHGNVRRKFPLEMAEIHGGVVAADINDDGKIELVTTDTHGNVAAWTVHGEEIWETHVKSLVPQAPTIGDVDGDGHTDVVVPTISGNIYVLSGRDGSIVRPYPYRTHGRVMSQVLLVDLSKRGEKAKGLSMVTTSFDGYLYLIDGATSCADVVDIGETSYSMVLADNVDGGDDLDLIVTTMNGNVFCFSTPVPHHPLKEWRSSNQGRNNVAYRNNREGIFISPSSRAFRDEEGRNFWVEVEIVDKYRYPSGTQGPYNVTTTLLVPGNYQGERSIRQSQIINSPGKHRIKLPTVAVRTTGTVLVEMVDRNGLYFTDEFSLTFHMYYYRLLKWLLVLPMLGMFAVLVILRPQEAMPLPSFSRNTDL; encoded by the exons ATGAAATCGGCGGGGTTGAGGGTTTTCTTGATTTGTTTGATTTTTTCTGTTGGTTTGAATCTCTCTTATGGCGAGGAGCCTAAGAAGACGAATAAGTTTAGAGAGCGAGAGGCTAGTGACGATTCCCTTGGTTATCCAAACAT TGACGAAGATGCTTTGGTGAATTCGAAATGTTCCAAGCATTTGGAGCTAAGATGGCAAACTGAAGTTAGTTCTAGTATTTATGCTACACCCTTAATAGCTGATATTAACag TGATGGGAAGCTTGAAATAGTGGTGCCTTCTTTTGTTCATTATCTGGAAGTTCTGGAAGGCTCAGATGGAGACAAAATGCCAG GTTGGCCTGCATTCCACCAGTCAACTGTGCATGCGAGTCCTCTCCTGTATGATATTGACAAGGATGGTTCAAGAGAAATATCTTTGGCAACCTACAATGGCGAGGTGCTTTTTTTCAG GGTGTCAGGCTACATGATGGTAGATAAACTGGTAGTACCACGTAGGAAAGTAAAAAAGAACTGGTATGTGGGTCTTGATCCAGAGCCAGTGGATCGTTCTCATCCAGATGTTCACGATGACCAAATCGTTCTGGAGTCTGAGTTGGAAAAATCAGTGCATC AAAAAAGTGGAAATAATACAAACCATTCAGATACGATTTCAACAGAGGATGAAAGAAAATTGAACGGAAGCCAAATAGGAATAGACATCAAGCTACCTGCTAGTGGAAATGATTCTTCTGTAAACATAAGTTCAGTTGGAACTGAAACTAATGGAAGCCAAATAGGAATAGACATCAAGCAACCTGCTAGTGTAAATGATTCTTCTGTAAAGATAAGTTCAGTAGGAACTGAAATTAATGGAACAAGCACTGGGAGACGGCTTTTAGACGATAACAATTCCAAAGGATCACAAGAGTCTGAATCCAAAAGCACTAGTAAAGAGGATACTCCTGTTGTAACTGTTGAAAATGAAGGAGGATTGGAAGCAGATGCTGATTCATCGTTCGAGCTGTTACGTGATAGCGATGAGCTGGCTGATGAGTACAATTATGACTATGATGATTATGTTGATGAGACAATGTGGGGAGATGAGGAGTGGAAGGAGGGGCAACATGAGAAACTGGAGGATTATGTGAATGTTGACTCACATATCCTGTGTACTCCT GTCATAGCAGATATTGATAAAGATGGAATACCTGAAATGGTTGTTGCTGTTTCTCACTTCTTCGATCATGA GTATTATGGAAACTCAGAGAACATGAAGGAGTTGGGCGACATTGATATTGGAAAATATGTAGCTAGTTCGATTGTTGTTTTCAATCTTGATACCAAAGAAGTAAAGTGGACAGCTGAACTAGATCTGAGTACAGATTCTGCAAACTACCGTGCCTACATATATTCTTCTCCTACCGTTGCTGATTTGGATGGTGATGGGTACTTGGATATCCTTGTTGGGACTTCCTATGGCTTGTTCTATGTCTTGGATCATCATG GGAATGTCAGGAGAAAGTTTCCTCTTGAAATGGCTGAAATTCATGGAGGTGTTGTTGCAGCTGATATCAATGACGATGGAAAGATTGAACTAGTGACTACTGATACACATGGGAATGTTGCTGCGTGGACTGTACACGGGGAAGAGATTTGGGAAACACATGTTAAGAGTTTGGTTCCGCAG GCTCCTACTATTGGTGATGTTGATGGAGATGGCCATACTGATGTCGTGGTTCCTACAATATCCGGGAATATATATGTTCTTAGCGGAAGGGATGGATCCATTGTTCGCCCTTACCCATACAGAACTCATGGAAGAGTGATGAGCCAAGTTCTTCTTGTTGATTTGAGCAAACGTGGAGAGAAAGCCAAGGGACTTTCTATGGTTACTACATCATTTGATGGTTATTTGTATCTAATCGACGGAGCAACATCATGTGCAGATGTGGTTGATATTGGTGAAACATC ATATAGCATGGTCTTGGCGGACAATGTTGATGGTGGAgatgatctagatttaattgTGACAACCATGAACGGCAATGTCTTTTGCTTCTCAACTCCAGTTCCTCATCACCCACTTAAG GAATGGAGGTCATCTAATCAAGGTAGAAATAATGTTGCCTATAGGAACAACCGTGAAGGTATCTTTATTTCACCGTCGTCTAGAGCTTTCCGCGATGAGGAAGGCAGGAACTTCTGGGTGGAGGTTGAGATAGTGGACAAATATAGATATCCATCTGGGACACAAGGACCGTACAATGTCACA ACTACCTTGTTAGTACCTGGTAATTACCAAGGAGAGAGAAGTATAAGGCAAAGTCAGATTATTAATAGTCCTGGAAAACATCGTATAAAACTTCCGACAGTAGCAGTAAGAACAACAGGAACTGTTTTGGTGGAGATGGTTGACAGGAATGGACTCTACTTCACAGACGAGTTCTCCCTCACATTCCATATGTACTACTATAGACTGTTGAAGTGGCTCCTTGTCCTTCCGATGCTTGGGATGTTCGCTGTGCTTGTCATCCTTCGACCACAAGAGGCAATGCCTTTGCCATCGTTTTCGCGAAACACTGACTTGTAA
- the LOC115696936 gene encoding uncharacterized protein LOC115696936 — MIVAMDLNASPIPEDDEDVYASHVEEYSAPDERVESAVDIARREREERRMRLKRERVDDRPMQTSQPSYHDQSVQAKTQKVYDKSKLPPGWIDCPPAGKEICCMIPSKVPLGEAYHDCIQPGKRYSFKQVIHQQRVLGRKLGLVIDLTNTSRYYQTTDLKKEGIKHVKIQCRGRGSAPDNQSVNQFVHEVSQFISRQKHSKKYILVHCTHGHNRTGYMIVHFLMRSQPYSVSEAIATFAEARPPGIYKPDYIDALYTFYHERRPEKLMCPPTPEWKHSCDLDLNGEALADDDDDDGVPTASVEETQEVDTVMSNDDVLGDEIPWDQQESLRHFCYQSLKLGGGGIRGNSQFPGSHPVSLNRDNLQLLRQRYYYATWKADGTRYMMLINVDGCYLIDRSFNFRRVQMRFPCKSTNEALGERMPTHHFTLLDGEMIIDTLPDSNKQERRYLIYDMIAINQVSVIERPFYERWKMLEKEIIDPRNHERQSIYQSRNPSYRYDLEPFRVRRKDFWLLSTVTKLLQDFIPRLSHDADGLIFQGWDDPYIPRTHEGLLKWKYPEMNSVDFLFEVDGEGRQLLFLYERGKKKLMDGNKVAYKEGADPASYSGKIIECSWDSEAQVWNCMRVRVDKNTPNDFNTYKKVMRSIRDNITTEVLLSEINEIIRLPMYADRIRNDSKAHQHSNSARRR; from the exons ATGATCGTTGCGATGGACTTAAATGCCTCACCAATACCTGAAGACGATGAAGACGTTTATGCTAGTCATGTAGAAGAATATAGTGCACCCGATGAACGTGTGGAGTCTGCTGTTGATATTGCACGTCGG GAGCGTGAAGAAAGACGCATGCGATTAAAAAGAGAGCGTGTAGATGACAGGCCTATGCAAACATCTCAACCATCTTACCATGACCAGTCAGTCCAAGCAAAAACACAAAAAGTTTATGATAAGAGCAAGCTTCCCCCTG GTTGGATTGACTGCCCTCCCGCTGGTAAAGAAATATGTTGCATGATACCTTCTAAGGTTCCACTTGGTGAAGCATATCATGATTGTATTCAACCTGGAAAACGATACTCGTTCAAACAAGTGATTCATCAACAGAGGGTGTTAGGAAGAAAG CTTGGTTTAGTGATTGATTTGACCAATACATCTCGCTACTATCAAACAACGGATCTGAAGAAAGAGGGTATTAAGCATGTTAAG ATTCAATGCAGGGGGAGGGGCTCTGCACCTGACAATCAGTCTGTCAACCAGTTTGTCCATGAG GTTTCACAATTCATTTCCCGTCAAAAACACTCAAAGAAGTACATACTTGTTCATTGCACACATGGGCACAATCGGACAGGTTATATGATTGTCCATTTCCTTATGCGTTCCCAACCATACTCTGTCAGTGAG GCAATAGCAACTTTTGCTGAGGCACGCCCTCCAGGCATCTATAAACCTGACTATATTGATGCACTTTACACCTTTTATCATGAAAGGAGGCCCGAAAAACTCATGTGTCCTCCGACTCCAGAATGGAAGCATTCTTGTGATCTTGATCTTAATGGGGAAGCATTGgccgatgatgatgatgatgatggagtCCCCACTGCTTCTGTTGAG GAGACTCAGGAGGTAGACACGGTGATGTCAAATGATGATGTTTTAGGGGATGAGATACCTTGGGACCAGCAAGAATCACTGCGGCATTTCTGTTACCAATCTCTTAAGTTGGGTGGTGGTGGG aTAAGAGGGAACTCTCAGTTTCCAGGGTCACATCCAGTGTCTCTTAACAG GGATAACTTACAACTGCTGAGGCAACGATATTACTATGCAACCTGGAAAGCTGATGGGACACGATATATGATGTTAATAAACGTTGATGGATGCTACTTGATTGATAGAAGTTTCAACTTTAGAAGGGTTCAGATGAGATTTCCTTGCAAATCTACAAACGAA GCATTAGGTGAAAGGATGCCAACCCACCACTTCACATTACTTGATGGGGAGATGATTATTGATACTCTGCCAGATTCAAATAAGCAGGAGAGAAGATATCTTATTTATGATATGATAGCGATTAATCAAGTGTCTGTGATAGAG CGACCTTTCTATGAAAGATGGAAAATGCTTGAAAAAGAAATCATTGATCCTCGTAATCATGAACGCCAAAGTATATATCAGAGTAGGAATCCTTCATATAGATATGACCTGGAACCATTCAGG GTTAGAAGAAAGGATTTTTGGTTGCTGTCCACTGTTACAAAGCTTTTACAGGATTTCATTCCTAGGCTATCTCATGATGCCGATGGTCTTATATTTCAG GGTTGGGATGATCCATATATTCCCCGTACTCATGAAGGTCTGTTGAAGTGGAAATATCCTGAAATGAACTCAGTTGACTTTCTTTTTGAG GTTGATGGTGAAGGCCGACAGTTACTTTTTCTTTACGAGCGTGGGAAGAAGAAACTGATGGATGGAAACAAAGTTGCATATAAAG AGGGTGCAGACCCGGCTTCTTACTCTGGAAAGATTATAGAGTGTTCTTGGGATTCTGAAGCACAAGTGTGGAACTGTATGCGAGTTAGGGTCGACAAAAATACGCCAAATGATTTCAACACTTACAAAAAG GTTATGCGGAGTATAAGGGACAACATAACAACTGAAGTATTGTTGAGCGAGATAAATGAGATCATTCGCCTGCCTATGTATGCAGATAGGATTCGAAATGATAGTAAAGCTCACCAGCACTCAAATTCAGCAAGGAGGAggtaa
- the LOC115696327 gene encoding uncharacterized protein LOC115696327, giving the protein MCVALGMVEASENSLYLGLPCTMGRNKNLILGFLKDKMQKKIFSSESQFLSKAGKEVLLKSVAKALPSYAMSVFLLTKEICSSLEGVMSKFWWKSKSRAATKGVSWISWKRLCRHKNVGGIGF; this is encoded by the coding sequence ATGTGTGTTGCGTTGGGAATGGTTGAAGCTTCGGAGAATAGCTTATACTTGGGTTTGCCTTGTACCATGGGgagaaataaaaatctaatcCTTGGTTTTCTAAAGGACAAAATGCAGAAGAAAATATTCAGTTCGGAGAGCCAATTTTTGTCAAAAGCGGGAAAAGAAGTCTTGTTGAAATCTGTGGCTAAGGCATTGCCTTCCTATGCTATGAGTGTGTTCTTACTTACGAAGGAAATTTGCTCTAGTTTGGAGGGAGTGATGTCAAAATTTTGGTGGAAATCTAAGTCAAGGGCTGCTACCAAAGGAGTGAGTTGGATAAGTTGGAAGCGTCTTTGTCGACATAAAAATGTGGGGGGTATTGGCTTTTGA